One window of the Populus nigra chromosome 4, ddPopNigr1.1, whole genome shotgun sequence genome contains the following:
- the LOC133692441 gene encoding phosphoenolpyruvate carboxylase 2-like isoform X2, which produces MLNLANLAEEVQIASRRRIKLKKGDFADENSATTESDIEETLNRLVGQLNKSPEEVFEALKNQTVDLVLTAHPTQSVRRSLLQKHARIRNCLTQLYAKDITPYDKQELDEALQREIQAAFRTDEIRRTPPTPQDEMRAGMSYFHETIWKGVPKFLRRLDTALKNIGIKERVPYNAPVIQFSSWMGGDRDGNPRVTPEVTRDVCLLARMMAANLYFSQIEDLMFELSMWRCNEELRVRADELHSSSKRYAKHYIEFWKQIPPNEPYRVVLGNVRDKLYNTRERSRQLLANGKSDIPEDSTFTNAEQILEPLELCYRSLYACGDRPIADGSLLDFLRQVSTFGLSLVRLDIRQESDRHTDVLDAITKHLGIGSYREWSEEHRREWLLSELRGKRPLFGPDLPKTEEIADVLDTFHVIAELPPDNFGAYIISMATSPSDVLAVELLQRECHVQQPLRVVPLFEKLADLEAAPASMACLFSINWYRDRIKGKQEVMIGYSDSGKDAGRLSAAWQLYKAQEELVKVAKQYGVKLTMFHGRGGTVGRGGGPTHLAILSQPPDTIHGSLRVTVQGEVIEKSFGEEHLCFRTLQRFTAATLEHGMHPPVSPKSEWRALMDEMAIVATKEYRSIVFQEPRFVEYFRLATPELEYGRMNIGSRPSKRKPSGGIESLRAIPWIFAWTQTRFHLPVWLGFGAAFKHVIQKDTKNLHTLQEMYNQWPFFRVTIDLVEMVFAKGGPGIAALYDRLLVSEELRPFGDRLRANYEENKLFLLQIAGHKDLLEGDPYLKQRLRLRDAYITTLNVCQAYTLKQIRDPDYHVTVRPHLSKDYMESTKPAAELVKLNPTSEYAPGLEDTLILTMKGIAAGLQNTG; this is translated from the exons ATGCTTAATCTGGCAAACTTGGCAGAGGAGGTTCAGATTGCTTCTAGACGAAGGATTAAGTTAAAGAAGGGAGATTTTGCTGATGAGAATTCGGCAACAACTGAATCAGATATTGAGGAGACACTCAATAGACTTGTGGGGCAGTTGAACAAGTCGCCAGAGGAAGTTTTTGAAGCTTTGAAGAATCAGACTGTGGATTTGGTCCTAACTGCACATCCTACTCAATCTGTCCGTAGATCCTTGCTTCAAAAGCATGCAAG GATACGGAATTGTCTGACTCAGTTGTATGCCAAGGACATTACTCCATATGATAAGCAGGAACTTGATGAGGCTTTACAAAGAGAG ATCCAAGCTGCATTTCGCACTGATGAGATCCGAAGGACTCCTCCAACTCCGCAAGATGAAATGAGGGCGGGAATGAGCTACTTCCATGAGACAATTTGGAAGGGTGTTCCGAAGTTCCTGCGGAGGCTTGACACAGCTTTGAAGAACATTGGAATAAAAGAACGCGTTCCTTATAATGCCCCCGTCATCCAGTTCTCTTCCTGGATGGGTGGGGATCGTGATG GAAATCCACGTGTAACTCCTGAAGTTACACGAGATGTTTGCTTACTAGCTAGGATGATGGCTGCTAATCTCTATTTCTCCCAGATAGAGGATCTTATGTTTGAG TTGTCCATGTGGCGCTGCAATGAAGAACTTCGTGTTCGCGCAGATGAACTTCATTCATCTTCAAAAAGATATGCGAAACACTACATAG AATTTTGGAAACAGATCCCTCCAAATGAGCCATATCGTGTTGTTCTTGGAAATGTAAGGGACAAGCTGTACAACACCCGCGAACGCTCTCGTCAGTTACTAGCCAATGGGAAATCTGACATTCCTGAGGATTCCACTTTCACTAATGCTGAGCAG ATCCTCGAGCCTCTTGAACTCTGCTACAGATCACTCTATGCCTGTGGTGATCGACCAATTGCAGACGGAAGCCTCCTTGATTTCTTACGGCAAGTTTCTACCTTTGGACTCTCACTTGTCAGACTTGATATCCGGCAGGAATCTGACAGGCACACTGATGTTCTGGATGCCATCACAAAGCACTTGGGCATTGGATCCTATCGAGAATGGTCTGAGGAGCATAGGAGGGAATGGCTCTTATCTGAGCTCCGTGGCAAACGTCCTCTTTTTGGACCTGATCTTCCCAAAACTGAAGAAATTGCTGATGTGCTGGACACGTTTCATGTCATTGCAGAACTTCCTCCGGACAACTTTGGTGCTTATATAATCTCAATGGCCACGAGCCCTTCTGATGTACTTGCTGTTGAACTGTTACAACGTGAATGTCATGTCCAACAACCACTTAGGGTTGTTCCATTGTTTGAAAAGCTGGCTGATCTTGAAGCCGCTCCTGCTTCTATGGCTTGTCTCTTCTCAATAAATTGGTATAGAGACCGGATCAAGGGGAAGCAAGAAGTCATGATAGGGTACTCAGATTCTGGAAAGGATGCTGGGCGTCTCTCTGCTGCTTGGCAGCTGTATAAGGCTCAAGAAGAGCTTGTGAAGGTGGCGAAGCAATATGGGGTTAAGCTAACCATGTTCCACGGCCGAGGAGGGACAGTTGGAAGAGGTGGAGGGCCTACCCATCTCGCTATATTATCTCAGCCACCTGACACCATTCATGGATCACTTCGTGTGACTGTTCAAGGAGAAGTTATTGAAAAGTCCTTTGGTGAAGAGCACTTATGTTTCAGAACGCTCCAGCGTTTTACAGCTGCCACACTTGAGCATGGAATGCATCCTCCGGTCTCACCAAAATCAGAATGGCGTGCTCTCATGGATGAGATGGCAATTGTTGCGACAAAAGAATACCGATCCATAGTCTTCCAAGAACCTCGTTTTGTTGAATACTTCCGCCTT GCAACACCAGAGTTGGAGTATGGTCGGATGAACATTGGCAGTCGACCATCAAAACGGAAGCCAAGTGGCGGCATTGAATCACTCCGAGCAATCCCATGGATCTTTGCTTGGACCCAGACAAGGTTTCATCTACCAGTTTGGCTTGGCTTTGGAGCAGCATTTAAGCATGTGATTCAGAAGGATACAAAAAATCTCCACACGCTCCAGGAGATGTACAATCAGTGGCCTTTCTTCAGAGTCACAATTGACTTAGTTGAGATGGTTTTTGCCAAGGGAGGTCCAGGAATCGCTGCTTTGTATGACAGGCTCCTAGTGTCAGAAGAACTGCGACCTTTCGGAGACCGCTTGAGAGCAAACTATGAAGAAAATAAGCTCTTCCTCCTCCAG ATTGCCGGGCATAAAGACCTTCTTGAAGGAGACCCATACTTGAAGCAGAGGCTTCGTCTTCGCGATGCATATATCACAACCCTTAATGTTTGCCAAGCCTACACTTTGAAGCAAATTCGTGATCCTGACTATCATGTGACAGTAAGGCCACACTTGTCAAAAGATTACATGGAATCGACCAAACCGGCTGCAGAGCTTGTGAAGCTTAACCCTACAAGTGAGTACGCACCAGGCCTGGAAGACACCCTTATTTTAACCATGAAGGGCATCGCTGCTGGCCTGCAAAACACTGGTTAA
- the LOC133692441 gene encoding phosphoenolpyruvate carboxylase 2-like isoform X1, with product MADRNLQKMASIDAQLRLLAPGKVSEDDKLVEYDALLLDRFLDILQDLHGKDIRETVHDCYELSAEYEAKHDPQKLEELGRVITSLDPGDSIVVTKSFSHMLNLANLAEEVQIASRRRIKLKKGDFADENSATTESDIEETLNRLVGQLNKSPEEVFEALKNQTVDLVLTAHPTQSVRRSLLQKHARIRNCLTQLYAKDITPYDKQELDEALQREIQAAFRTDEIRRTPPTPQDEMRAGMSYFHETIWKGVPKFLRRLDTALKNIGIKERVPYNAPVIQFSSWMGGDRDGNPRVTPEVTRDVCLLARMMAANLYFSQIEDLMFELSMWRCNEELRVRADELHSSSKRYAKHYIEFWKQIPPNEPYRVVLGNVRDKLYNTRERSRQLLANGKSDIPEDSTFTNAEQILEPLELCYRSLYACGDRPIADGSLLDFLRQVSTFGLSLVRLDIRQESDRHTDVLDAITKHLGIGSYREWSEEHRREWLLSELRGKRPLFGPDLPKTEEIADVLDTFHVIAELPPDNFGAYIISMATSPSDVLAVELLQRECHVQQPLRVVPLFEKLADLEAAPASMACLFSINWYRDRIKGKQEVMIGYSDSGKDAGRLSAAWQLYKAQEELVKVAKQYGVKLTMFHGRGGTVGRGGGPTHLAILSQPPDTIHGSLRVTVQGEVIEKSFGEEHLCFRTLQRFTAATLEHGMHPPVSPKSEWRALMDEMAIVATKEYRSIVFQEPRFVEYFRLATPELEYGRMNIGSRPSKRKPSGGIESLRAIPWIFAWTQTRFHLPVWLGFGAAFKHVIQKDTKNLHTLQEMYNQWPFFRVTIDLVEMVFAKGGPGIAALYDRLLVSEELRPFGDRLRANYEENKLFLLQIAGHKDLLEGDPYLKQRLRLRDAYITTLNVCQAYTLKQIRDPDYHVTVRPHLSKDYMESTKPAAELVKLNPTSEYAPGLEDTLILTMKGIAAGLQNTG from the exons atGGCAGATAGGAATTTGCAGAAGATGGCATCGATAGATGCACAGTTGAGGCTGTTGGCACCAGGGAAGGTCTCTGAGGATGACAAGTTGGTGGAGTATGATGCTTTGTTATTGGACCGGTTTCTTGATATATTGCAGGATTTGCATGGCAAGGATATCAGAGAAACG GTTCATGACTGTTACGAGCTTTCAGCAGAGTACGAGGCAAAGCATGACCCTCAGAAGTTGGAGGAACTTGGGAGAGTGATTACGAGTTTGGATCCTGGGGACTCAATTGTTGTTACAAAATCATTCTCTCACATGCTTAATCTGGCAAACTTGGCAGAGGAGGTTCAGATTGCTTCTAGACGAAGGATTAAGTTAAAGAAGGGAGATTTTGCTGATGAGAATTCGGCAACAACTGAATCAGATATTGAGGAGACACTCAATAGACTTGTGGGGCAGTTGAACAAGTCGCCAGAGGAAGTTTTTGAAGCTTTGAAGAATCAGACTGTGGATTTGGTCCTAACTGCACATCCTACTCAATCTGTCCGTAGATCCTTGCTTCAAAAGCATGCAAG GATACGGAATTGTCTGACTCAGTTGTATGCCAAGGACATTACTCCATATGATAAGCAGGAACTTGATGAGGCTTTACAAAGAGAG ATCCAAGCTGCATTTCGCACTGATGAGATCCGAAGGACTCCTCCAACTCCGCAAGATGAAATGAGGGCGGGAATGAGCTACTTCCATGAGACAATTTGGAAGGGTGTTCCGAAGTTCCTGCGGAGGCTTGACACAGCTTTGAAGAACATTGGAATAAAAGAACGCGTTCCTTATAATGCCCCCGTCATCCAGTTCTCTTCCTGGATGGGTGGGGATCGTGATG GAAATCCACGTGTAACTCCTGAAGTTACACGAGATGTTTGCTTACTAGCTAGGATGATGGCTGCTAATCTCTATTTCTCCCAGATAGAGGATCTTATGTTTGAG TTGTCCATGTGGCGCTGCAATGAAGAACTTCGTGTTCGCGCAGATGAACTTCATTCATCTTCAAAAAGATATGCGAAACACTACATAG AATTTTGGAAACAGATCCCTCCAAATGAGCCATATCGTGTTGTTCTTGGAAATGTAAGGGACAAGCTGTACAACACCCGCGAACGCTCTCGTCAGTTACTAGCCAATGGGAAATCTGACATTCCTGAGGATTCCACTTTCACTAATGCTGAGCAG ATCCTCGAGCCTCTTGAACTCTGCTACAGATCACTCTATGCCTGTGGTGATCGACCAATTGCAGACGGAAGCCTCCTTGATTTCTTACGGCAAGTTTCTACCTTTGGACTCTCACTTGTCAGACTTGATATCCGGCAGGAATCTGACAGGCACACTGATGTTCTGGATGCCATCACAAAGCACTTGGGCATTGGATCCTATCGAGAATGGTCTGAGGAGCATAGGAGGGAATGGCTCTTATCTGAGCTCCGTGGCAAACGTCCTCTTTTTGGACCTGATCTTCCCAAAACTGAAGAAATTGCTGATGTGCTGGACACGTTTCATGTCATTGCAGAACTTCCTCCGGACAACTTTGGTGCTTATATAATCTCAATGGCCACGAGCCCTTCTGATGTACTTGCTGTTGAACTGTTACAACGTGAATGTCATGTCCAACAACCACTTAGGGTTGTTCCATTGTTTGAAAAGCTGGCTGATCTTGAAGCCGCTCCTGCTTCTATGGCTTGTCTCTTCTCAATAAATTGGTATAGAGACCGGATCAAGGGGAAGCAAGAAGTCATGATAGGGTACTCAGATTCTGGAAAGGATGCTGGGCGTCTCTCTGCTGCTTGGCAGCTGTATAAGGCTCAAGAAGAGCTTGTGAAGGTGGCGAAGCAATATGGGGTTAAGCTAACCATGTTCCACGGCCGAGGAGGGACAGTTGGAAGAGGTGGAGGGCCTACCCATCTCGCTATATTATCTCAGCCACCTGACACCATTCATGGATCACTTCGTGTGACTGTTCAAGGAGAAGTTATTGAAAAGTCCTTTGGTGAAGAGCACTTATGTTTCAGAACGCTCCAGCGTTTTACAGCTGCCACACTTGAGCATGGAATGCATCCTCCGGTCTCACCAAAATCAGAATGGCGTGCTCTCATGGATGAGATGGCAATTGTTGCGACAAAAGAATACCGATCCATAGTCTTCCAAGAACCTCGTTTTGTTGAATACTTCCGCCTT GCAACACCAGAGTTGGAGTATGGTCGGATGAACATTGGCAGTCGACCATCAAAACGGAAGCCAAGTGGCGGCATTGAATCACTCCGAGCAATCCCATGGATCTTTGCTTGGACCCAGACAAGGTTTCATCTACCAGTTTGGCTTGGCTTTGGAGCAGCATTTAAGCATGTGATTCAGAAGGATACAAAAAATCTCCACACGCTCCAGGAGATGTACAATCAGTGGCCTTTCTTCAGAGTCACAATTGACTTAGTTGAGATGGTTTTTGCCAAGGGAGGTCCAGGAATCGCTGCTTTGTATGACAGGCTCCTAGTGTCAGAAGAACTGCGACCTTTCGGAGACCGCTTGAGAGCAAACTATGAAGAAAATAAGCTCTTCCTCCTCCAG ATTGCCGGGCATAAAGACCTTCTTGAAGGAGACCCATACTTGAAGCAGAGGCTTCGTCTTCGCGATGCATATATCACAACCCTTAATGTTTGCCAAGCCTACACTTTGAAGCAAATTCGTGATCCTGACTATCATGTGACAGTAAGGCCACACTTGTCAAAAGATTACATGGAATCGACCAAACCGGCTGCAGAGCTTGTGAAGCTTAACCCTACAAGTGAGTACGCACCAGGCCTGGAAGACACCCTTATTTTAACCATGAAGGGCATCGCTGCTGGCCTGCAAAACACTGGTTAA
- the LOC133692441 gene encoding phosphoenolpyruvate carboxylase 2-like isoform X3, with product MADRNLQKMASIDAQLRLLAPGKVSEDDKLVEYDALLLDRFLDILQDLHGKDIRETVHDCYELSAEYEAKHDPQKLEELGRVITSLDPGDSIVVTKSFSHMLNLANLAEEVQIASRRRIKLKKGDFADENSATTESDIEETLNRLVGQLNKSPEEVFEALKNQTVDLVLTAHPTQSVRRSLLQKHARIRNCLTQLYAKDITPYDKQELDEALQREIQAAFRTDEIRRTPPTPQDEMRAGMSYFHETIWKGVPKFLRRLDTALKNIGIKERVPYNAPVIQFSSWMGGDRDGNPRVTPEVTRDVCLLARMMAANLYFSQIEDLMFELSMWRCNEELRVRADELHSSSKRYAKHYIEFWKQIPPNEPYRVVLGNVRDKLYNTRERSRQLLANGKSDIPEDSTFTNAEQVPSLSITFSLRKYTVVVTL from the exons atGGCAGATAGGAATTTGCAGAAGATGGCATCGATAGATGCACAGTTGAGGCTGTTGGCACCAGGGAAGGTCTCTGAGGATGACAAGTTGGTGGAGTATGATGCTTTGTTATTGGACCGGTTTCTTGATATATTGCAGGATTTGCATGGCAAGGATATCAGAGAAACG GTTCATGACTGTTACGAGCTTTCAGCAGAGTACGAGGCAAAGCATGACCCTCAGAAGTTGGAGGAACTTGGGAGAGTGATTACGAGTTTGGATCCTGGGGACTCAATTGTTGTTACAAAATCATTCTCTCACATGCTTAATCTGGCAAACTTGGCAGAGGAGGTTCAGATTGCTTCTAGACGAAGGATTAAGTTAAAGAAGGGAGATTTTGCTGATGAGAATTCGGCAACAACTGAATCAGATATTGAGGAGACACTCAATAGACTTGTGGGGCAGTTGAACAAGTCGCCAGAGGAAGTTTTTGAAGCTTTGAAGAATCAGACTGTGGATTTGGTCCTAACTGCACATCCTACTCAATCTGTCCGTAGATCCTTGCTTCAAAAGCATGCAAG GATACGGAATTGTCTGACTCAGTTGTATGCCAAGGACATTACTCCATATGATAAGCAGGAACTTGATGAGGCTTTACAAAGAGAG ATCCAAGCTGCATTTCGCACTGATGAGATCCGAAGGACTCCTCCAACTCCGCAAGATGAAATGAGGGCGGGAATGAGCTACTTCCATGAGACAATTTGGAAGGGTGTTCCGAAGTTCCTGCGGAGGCTTGACACAGCTTTGAAGAACATTGGAATAAAAGAACGCGTTCCTTATAATGCCCCCGTCATCCAGTTCTCTTCCTGGATGGGTGGGGATCGTGATG GAAATCCACGTGTAACTCCTGAAGTTACACGAGATGTTTGCTTACTAGCTAGGATGATGGCTGCTAATCTCTATTTCTCCCAGATAGAGGATCTTATGTTTGAG TTGTCCATGTGGCGCTGCAATGAAGAACTTCGTGTTCGCGCAGATGAACTTCATTCATCTTCAAAAAGATATGCGAAACACTACATAG AATTTTGGAAACAGATCCCTCCAAATGAGCCATATCGTGTTGTTCTTGGAAATGTAAGGGACAAGCTGTACAACACCCGCGAACGCTCTCGTCAGTTACTAGCCAATGGGAAATCTGACATTCCTGAGGATTCCACTTTCACTAATGCTGAGCAGGTCCCTTCCTTGTCAATTACTTTCAGTTTGAGGAAATATACTGTTGTGGTAACTTTATAG
- the LOC133692441 gene encoding phosphoenolpyruvate carboxylase 2-like isoform X4, producing the protein MADRNLQKMASIDAQLRLLAPGKVSEDDKLVEYDALLLDRFLDILQDLHGKDIRETQSTRQSMTLRSWRNLGE; encoded by the exons atGGCAGATAGGAATTTGCAGAAGATGGCATCGATAGATGCACAGTTGAGGCTGTTGGCACCAGGGAAGGTCTCTGAGGATGACAAGTTGGTGGAGTATGATGCTTTGTTATTGGACCGGTTTCTTGATATATTGCAGGATTTGCATGGCAAGGATATCAGAGAAACG CAGAGTACGAGGCAAAGCATGACCCTCAGAAGTTGGAGGAACTTGGGAGAGTGA